The following DNA comes from Bacteroidales bacterium.
GTTGATACCGAATATATATTGAATAATATTCCTGCTTATAAATCTGCACAAGGACAGATTGAGAAATTATCAAGTGAATGGCAAAAAGAAATTGAAGAAAAGTATAGTGAAATAGAGAAGATTTATAAAAATTACCAGGCTGAAAAGGTAATGCTTTCGGATGATATGCGCAAAAAAAGAGAAGATGAGATCATTCAGAAGGAACAGGTGGTGAAAGACCTGCAAAAGAAATATTTCGGGCCTGAAGGAGAGTTGGTAAAAAAACAACAGGAGTTGGTGAAACCTATACAGGATGAGGTATACAAGGCTGTTAAAGAAATGGCTGTTGAAGGAGGATATGCTGCAATTTTTGATACATCTTCAGATGCCAGTGTGTTATATGCCAATCCGAAGCAGGATAGGAGTGATGAAGTTCTTGAAAAATTAGGATATAAGAATTAATTACCTATTTTTGCAACAAAAATTTTAATTCACGATAAATAATGAAGACTTTAATTAAACTTGTATTTGTACTTGCTATCGCTGCTTTTTGTAATAATATTTCTGCCCAGAGTCAGAAGCCGGTCAAGTTAGCCCATATCGATATGGCAGAGCTGATCGGATCGATGCCGGAAAGGGATTCTGCTATGGCTAACTTACAAAAGCTTCAGAAAGAACTGGAAACAGAGTTGGAATCTTTACATGTCGAACGTAACAGGAAGTATGAAGAATACACTAAAAATAATGCAACCTGGACAGCGCTGGTAAAACAATCAAGGGAGGAAGAGATACGTACTATAGAACAGAAAATCAGTGAGTTTCAACAGTCAGCCTATGAAACCCTGCAGCAAGAGCAGGAGAAACTCTTACAACCTGTTATAGAAAAAGCCAATAAAGCCATCGATGTTGTTTCAAGGGAAAACAATATTACTTATGTCTTTAATTCACAGGCTTTAGTATTTAAGGCTGTTGATTCACAGGATATTCTTGAATTGGTACAGAAACAATTAGGTGTTAAGAAATAATAATATAGTTGATATAATAACAAAAAACACGAACATTTTTGTTCGTGTTTTTTGTTATTATACAGGAAGTCAGATTATCTGATTGTTTGATAAGAAAAAATACTTTCTGATCCATCACACAAATTTATGTGATCGAAAAATCAAAACAACTGCAACTGTCTACCCAATTCTTCCCCATGGTATAAATCTTTGTCTGATTTTAGTTAATATACAAGCTTGTTGTTTTAAATAAAAAAAGCCGACCATTTTGGCCGGCTTTGTGGTACCACTCGGGATCGAACCAAGGACACACGGATTTTCAGTCCGTTGCTCTACCTACTGAGCTATGGTACCTTTTTGACGGTGCAAAGGTAAAAAGAGTTTTCTAAACCGCAAGCAGTTCAAGGTATTTTTTAATAAAATTTGATCCTATAATTTTGATTTGACTGATTGATAGTGAAATGAGTCGGTTGTTATTTAAATGCATTATTCAGCTCTCCATAGCGTTGTCTTTTCATAGTAGCAGATAAGAGCCGTTTTAACAATCTGACTGTTTGATCCCATAAGTGAGTATATTATACTATTGTTATTAATTAAGTTGACAATTATAGTCTTAATTTCTTTTACTTATCTTAGGTCAGGTATTTTCTTTTTATTTTCCTAAGTTCAAAAGGTGCAGTTATGAAATCTTTGATTTTTAATTTAGAACCACCGATATCTACCCATTTAAAAAGAGGGTATTCATAGATTTTGTTTATTGCATTATCTTTTCCCAGATACTGAATATATCGAGCCAAAATTTCTACATCAAAAAACCATTTTGTAATAAAAACATCATTAAAAAGAACCGGAATAACAGATCGTTTAAATAATTTAGCCCCACATTGTGTATCATAAACAGGTAGATCAATCATAGTAGAAACGACAGTTGCAAAAATACGTCCGAGATAATGCCGTTTCCGGTTTCTTTTTACTTCGGCGCCAAGGCGCATTAACCTAAGACCGGTTACAATATCAAAGTTATTTTCTACAGCCTGGTCAATAAAAGAAGGTATTTCATAAAGTGGTGTTGCAAGATCGGCATCCCAGAATCCGATAAAGTCAGATTCAAAGTTTTCATATGCATGTATCATGCCTAAACGTACGGCTTCTGCTTTCCCATAATTTTTTCCCAGGTTAAGCAAATGAAACCGACTACATTCGGCCGTTATTTTTGTAAGTATTGTTAAGGTATCATCAGAACTGCCGTCGTTTACAAATAAAAACCGGATATGGGGATTGGTTTTTATGAACTCAATAAAAGAAACAGGAGATAATCTTTTGCTTTCATTGTAGCAAGGTATTATGCAAATTCCGGTAATACCTACCCCTCGATCCTGTTCATATTCACCCATTTCCCTAACTAACTTCATTTGCCAAAATTACATTTTTTTCTTAAACATTCTCTTAGAATATAAGTTTATATCATCGAGCAGTGGGAGAGGGTTTGCCCCTGATTTTTCCTGTGTACCGGGTAGGACGATCCGGAATACAAACAGGATAAATCAGAGAGTAAAACATAACTTCTCCCATCTAAGATCAATTATTTAAAGAGATAGAAATGTGAGGCATGCTCCGGATCATATAAAGGATTATGATATTTTTCTGCAAAGTATATAAGTTGAAAGCCCCGGAATATTTATCCTGAGTGATTTAAGGATTCTGGAAAAAAAATAATCCAACAGCAAGATTTTTTCAAAGATATAAGACAGCGCCTTTTTACCATTCCAATCTCCAACTCCTTTCACATTTTTATTTTCAGATGTAAAATTTTGATGAACTTTTTGGATTAACCTGGGAAAAAGAAGGGATGAAAAAAAATAACCGCCGGCAATATAGGTCAATCCCGCGTTTTTGATACATCTTTCAAGCGAATGTTGTGAATACCTACGATAATGCCCTAACCATTTATCATGTTCACAATATAAAGATTGATAGGCCGGTACAGTAATCATAAAAACAGTATCCTGATTTATGTAATCATTTGTAGAGAGTGATTTTAAAAATCCAACATCATTTTCGATGTGCTCTATCACATCCAACAGGAAAACAACAGAAGCCGGTTTGCTATGAGGTATGTGTATTTCTTTTAAATCTTTATAAAAAGTAATATTGTAAGATTTGTATTTTTCAGTTAAAGAAGATATGAGTTTATCATCATATGCAGTATCTACAGCTATTAATTTAAAGCCAGGATATGAATTTGAAAATTGAGTAAGAAAAAAGACATCACCACTACCAATATCCAAAGCAACACCATTATCAATATTCCGGATATATTTTTTTATAATATTATTAACGACTTTACTACGGGCATATTCCCAGGGATGATTTTGTTTATTATTACTATGCCCCGGAACATTTAATTCTTTAATATCCATGAAAAATTATGATTTACCATGCAAATATAAAGTTTATTCAATATTATTAAGTTTGTAAAGATAGATATCCCATAAGGAGTGATCATCTTCAAATTTTTTACATAATTTTATTTGTAATTCATCTGAGTTTTCAATGGGTAGAGCAGAAAATATATATTTTCCTCCCATTGCTTTTATTTTCATAATGTTGATATCAAGTTGCTTTATACTTAGCCCACATTCTTTTAAACACATTTGCTTACAACTTCTCTCCAATTCATCGCTGAATAGGTAACATCGGCCGCCCCAATTATCAAAATATTTTTTTAATTCATTATTTTTCAATAATTCAGTTTCAATTATTTCCCTGAATTCCTGCTTATATCTTAAGAGGTAATTGTTCTGATAGCTATCTAAGGTGAAAAAACCATTGTATTGCGCGATGGCGGGATGAATGCCTAAACTAACGATCCTATATTCTTTCTTTTGAAGACCAATATGCCGGGATATCTCAGAAAATAAATCAGATGCATAAAAATCACAAAAACTGGGATAGTTGTACTTTACCTGTTCTTTAGCAAACAACTTTTCATAATTGATAGTTAATTCCTTGTTTGAATATATAATAACAACGAATTGGATGGTTATAAGAGAGTATAAGACATATTTTGGGATCCTATTATAGGTATATATAATAGTAACTGCTAATAAAATAAACCATAAGAAAGGATTGAAAAAAAAGAACCTTCCAATCTGGAAAGATAAGGTGATATTAAATGTATTCTGAAGGATATAACAGATAAGTGGGTACACCGCTTTTAAAGCAGTAATCAGTGCTATGGCAAGAATAAGTGAAATAATCACTTTCTTTTGTCCCGGTTTGATTTTCATAAAAAACAAAACGAGCAAAGCATATAAGAATATGGGAATCGTGTTAAATAAAGAGGCGTGATATTGTCCGGTAAAAAAGGTAATTATGAATTGTCTCGCTATGTTTTCAAAGGAATATGGTTCAAATATCCATGCAGTTCGAAAAGAAACATATTCTCCCGGATCCAGAAACCCTTTTATTGTAATGAAATTTGCAATGATAAAACAGGCGGTCAATAATCCTATGCCTATATGGTATTGCACACTTGTATTTCTATTTTTAGTGATCAACAGATAAATTCCAAAAACAACCAGTATTGATAAAATAAAAGGACCAATCAGTGCAAAATGTGAGTAAAATGGAAATAAGGCAATCACCATCCAGCTAATCAAATATTTCCGGTGATTGGCTAAATTCAGGAATGACCAGATAAGGATCGGTTGCCCGGTTACGGTTAACCCGAATAGTGGGTATAAGGGTATCATTGAGAATATCACTGCCAATATGATCACTATATTCTTATTATACTGTTTCATCAGGTAATCTTTCAAAAAAAGATATAATCCAATGAAACCGATTAAACGAACCAATATAGAATTGATTATATAAGCCCAGAAGGAAGGAAACAGGTAAAAGAGGAAACGGATAAAACTAAATTCGGAATGAAAGAATTTTTTTGGTAATCCATTCATTACATTATAAATGAGCTGATCACCATCAAAACCGGATAGCGAACCTGTGATTTTTAGTAGGTGTAAATATACAAATTCACTATCCAGATTATCATGAATTATCAGATAGGCATTGGTGCCGAGAAGAAAAAAAGGTAATCCGATTATGGTAATAATGAAAAGAATGCAGTATGTGCTTTTTATTGGGATGTATTTACCTTTTTGCATAAAAATATCACGTAATTTAAATGCTATCATTTTTGATAAAAATGGACAAAAGTAAAATATTCCTGACGAAAAAATGAACCAACTCTAATTTATATGGTGCATTGACCGTTTCATCGTTTCATTTTTCCCATGGCAACGTATCAAAATCCAGTTTTACAACCATTACTGTATTGGCCATTTCATTTGCCGGGAGATCCCGTAAACGTAACACAGGTTGTTGTGACACATGATCGGTGGGTGTCAGGTTAACTATAGTTTCAATCCTACGGCCATCATTAAGTAATGTCGCTTTTACGGGGCGTTTTTTTAATGGTGGAAGTTTTACACTGTTTCCTTGCTGGTCCTTATTCAGGTGAACATAAACCGTATTATTGCGTTGGGTAAGCATAATATTTCGGTTAGCGGTATATTGTGAGGCCGGCTGAACATCTTCCAATGACTCTTTTACTGAACGGTACCATTTTCCGATACGCTTTAAAATGGCTTCATTTTCCGTAGATATGATACCTTCAGCCGTTGGGCCGATATTCAGCAGGTAATTGGCGTCACGGCAAAGATAACGATCGATGCTTCGTAGTAAATGACGATCCGTATAATAATCTTCATCCGAGCGATATCCCCAGCTTTCTATTCCAATGGATTGACAGGCTTCCGTAGGTCTTGTAAAAGCTATAATGTCGTCTTTCTGAAAATCCCTTTCAGGTGTTCCGAAGTCGCCTTCATCAAATCCACGGTTATTAATCACAGCATCAGGCTGTAGCTTTCTTATCATATCATTGATAGCCGGATCTTTATGTTCCGGAACATTCATGTCCCACCAGAAACCGTTTATTTTTCCGTAATTGGTACAAAGTTCACGAACCTGTGCTTTTAAAAATTCAAGATATTCAAGCCAATTAGGATTATCCCCTTTCTGAGGAGGGAGTTCATGATGACGGCCTTCATTCGGGTATTTGGGATGATTCCAGTCGGCAATAGAATAATATAAAGATAAAGGAATATTCCGTTTATGGCATGCATCTGCCAACATTCCCAATATATCCCGCTTATATGGAGTATTCATTACATTGAAGGAAGTATATTTAGTATCCCACATGCAAAAACCGTCATGGTGCTTGGTTGTAAAACAAATATATTTCATACCTCCTTCCTGCATAATGTCCAGCCATTTTTCAGGATTAAATTTTTTAGGATTCCATTGTCCGGCTAATTGCATATACTGGGAACGTTCTACTTTTGCACGCCATTGATATTGTTCATGCCAGGCAGGGATTGCATATAATCCCCAGTGTATGAACATCCCAAATCGTTTTTCGAAAAACCAGTCCCGCCCGTCACCGAATCGCTTAATAGTGTCATTACCGGCAATAAACCTATCCGGAATAGAAGTGAATTCATGTATAGCTAGCGGGGAAAAAGCGGTTGCAAGAATACCAGATGCAGTATAGCGGAGGAAATTTCTTCTTTTCATAAGACTGGTTTATTTGGAATAAATGCGAAAATAGATAAATATTTATAAATATACAGAGCTGAAATCAGAAATGGTGTTTTATAAATTGAAATGTCAAAAGTATAAGTATTACATCTGTTTTTGGAAAAAAGCGAAAAAAACACTATTTTTGCATATATACATATCTAACACCCTCTTTCTTTCATTAGAGATAGTGTTATATCTCACTTAATACCGGGAATAGGTCATGAGAATGACAGGTACTTGTTGAGATACCCGTTTAACCTGAAAAATGTTGAAAACCATGAAATATCAATCTTACCAATTGCATAATTATACATCCATATCAGGCATTGAAAAATTGCCGGCTGCAGATCGTAAAGCGATTGAAATAGCCGGACGGGTACTACCCTTCAAAGCGAATAATTATGTTACCGAACAACTTATTAACTGGGATAATATTCCCGAAGATCCTATTTTCACGCTTTGTTTTCCACGTAAAGATCTTTTGAAAAAAGAACATTATGATTCTATTGAACATCTGGTGGAAAAGGGGGCTCCGGTGAGTCAAATAAAAGAAATGGTTAAATCGATCCGGCAGACATTGAATCCTAATCCGGCCGGACAGCATTTGAATGTTCCCATGATCGGACGTACTAAACTAAACGGGGTACAGCATAAATACCGTGAAACCGTGCTCTTTTTTCCTAGCCAGGGACAAACCTGCCATGCATATTGTACGTTTTGTTTTCGATGGCCCCAGTTTTCCGGTATGGAAGGGATGCGGTTCGCTATGAAGGAAACGGAACTGTTGGTAGAATATTTACGAAAACACCGTGAAGTGACGGATCTCTTATTTACAGGTGGTGATCCATTAACCATGAGTACTTCCCATATTACCAACTATATAAATGCATTGCTGGACAATGATTTGTTTAATATCCAGACGATACGATTTGGTACAAAATCACTGGCGTACTGGCCATATCGTTTTCTTACAGATCCGGATGCTGATGAATTGTTGCGGTTATTTGAAAAAATAGTCCGGCAGGGGAAAAACCTGGCAATTATGGCCCATTTTAACCATCCGGTAGAATTAACCACAGACGCTGTTCAGGAGGCAATACGACGTGTTCGTTCTACAGGTGCTCAAATACGAACGCAATCTCCACTGCTTAAGCATATCAATGACGATCCTGACTTATGGGCTGAAATGTGGCGGAAACAGGTAAACCTAAATTGTATCCCTTATTATATGTTTATAGCAAGAGATACAGGAGCCAAGGATTTTTTTGATATTCCGTTAGTAGATTGTTGGGATATTTTCCGTAAGGCCTACCAGCAAGTAAGTGGAGTATGTCGTACAGTCCGTGGTCCAAGTATGAGTGCAACTCCCGGAAAGATCCAGGTATTGGGTGTGAGTGAAGTAAGAGGGGAAAAGGTATTTGTACTGAGGTTTTTGCAGGGACGTAATCCCGATTGGGTAGGTCGTCCGTTTTTTGCCAAATATGATTCGGCCGCTACATGGTTAAATATGTTACAACCGGCCTTCGGAGAACAGAAATTTTTCTTTGAAGATGAATTAGAACGTTTGTATAAAGAAGATTATCACCATAGCGAAGCTAAGAATTTTGAATAATCAATTTTTGTCCTTAGTCAAAAAGGAGCAGGTAAAAACAAAAGGGCGGTTCTCTCGAACGGCCCTTTTTTCATTACTAAACATTTTACTATTTGATAACTATGAGAGATCTTTTATATGGTTATTTCATGAATTGAAATATTGATATATCACGATTTATTTTCATTACAAAGATGCAATATTCATTACAATATTACAAACATTATTGATAAAAAAATGGAAAAAAACTAAGACAGCATGCCTGTTAAATTATTCAGGTTTCATCTTTAAGGCAAACTGTTTTCCGAATTCTACCAATTGTTGGGATTTTTCTTCTCCCGGGTTAAACCTGCCTTTATACCCATCTTGCAGCACTTTTAATTTCAATCCGGTGAGATTACTTTCAATGATACTAACGGCTTCCCCACTCCAGCCGTAGGAACCAAAAGCAGCAGCTGGTTTACCTTTATCTCTTAACGGGTTGATTGTTGCAAATAGCTTATAGATAGGTAATAATGTATTTTGATTAATGGTCGGTGAGCCGACGATTAAAGCATCGGATCTTGTTACAGCAGCTTCGAGATCGCCAAGTAGCGCAAATTCAATATCCATCAACTCAATTTCATATTCACCTACTTGCTCTATTCCTTGTTTGACCCATTCTGCCATATATTTGGTATAGCCGTATGCTGACACATAGGTAATTAATATCCTATTGTTTTTACCTTCTGTTACAGATATATAATCGCTGGCTAGTTTTTCACTTTTTGAAACAATCTCTTTCCATGTTTTACGAAGGATCGGTCCATGACCTGTACAGATCATATGGATATTTAACGGCGCAATTTTTTCAATGGCCTTTAACATAAATTTACTGTATGGCCTGAGGATGCAATCAAAATAGTATACAAAGGCATCTTCATATTCTTCCTTATCGGTGATCAGGTCATCAAAAATGGGTTCAAAGCTATAGTGGGCGCCGAATGAATCGCAAGTAAACAAAAGTTGGTCTTCTTCCAGGTAGGTATACATTGTATCCGGCCAATGAAGATTCGGGGCTCCGATAAAACGAAGTGTCTTGTTGCCTAAATTCAAAGTATCCCCGTCTTTCACCTTTAAGGATTTAAAGGGACGGTTCATGATTTCGTTCAGATAGTTTAAAGCTTGTCCTGTTCCGACAACGGTAGCGTTAATTGCCAGATCAAGTAAGGCTGATAAGCTTCCGGAATGATCAGGTTCCGTATGATCCATGATGATATACTCAATTTCTTCCGGGTTACATACGGATTTCACTTTATCCAGGTATTCCTCGGTATATGTGTTCTTAACTGTTTCTACAAGTGTTTTTTTCCCGGCATTAATGAAATAAGCATTGTATGTGGTACCATATTTGGTCTCCATTACAATATCAAATACCTTTAAATCAGGATCAAGTACCCCAATCCATTTCACATCAGGGGTTACATCTAGTATTCTGTTGTTCATAAGCTCATTCTTTTACTGAAACAACAAAGGTAAACTAAACATTCAAAAATTACAATACCAATCATTCAATAGTCTGCATATGAGTGATGATGAATAGGCTGGCATCATTTTTGTAAAAATTCCATGGGGAATTTAATTGTATTATTAATTAAAACAGAAATATAATGAAAACAATCAGAAACTTATTATTTTTAGTTGCATTAGCTCCGGTTTTTTTTATTTCCTGTAATGACGATAAAGATGACAACACCTACGGCATAAGTGTTGGAATGGTGGAAAACCCGGATGGGAAAAACCAGTTTTTCATCGACACTGATAAAGGAAATAGATTATTTGTGAAAGAATCCAGGGTTCCTTACACCCCTAAGGATAGTCAACGTGTAGTGACCAGGTTTGTTATTCTTTCTGAAAAAGAAGCAGGAAGTGGGTATAATTATGATGTAGCCTTATTCGATTATTACAATATCCTGACTAAGAATATTTTTAATATTACTTCCGCAACCCAGGATAGCATTGGTAATGATCCTATTAGTATTTCTGATGTATGGGTCAGCAATGATTATCTGAATGTTGAATTCAATTACCTTGGCTACAGCAGGTCTCATTTCATCAATTTGGTATCAGACAGTGAAAAAACCTATGATGACGGAAAAGTACATTTGGAATTCAGGCATAATGCTAATGGCGATATGGCTAACCGGTGGTTCTGGGGTATCGCGTCATTTAATTTGAAAACGCTTCAGGAAGAAGGTAAAACATCATTGGATCTGGTAATACATAATCAAAATTATGATGGTGTAAGAACCTATGAAAGGAAATATACTTTTGGAGAAGCTTTGGAACAAACTTCATTGGAAATCGACCAGGATCAGGGTATAATCGAATAATTGACTTGGTCCTGTCACATTGTGAAAGGATATCATAAAAAATCCTGGCTAAAGTTTAGTCAGGATTTTTTTTATTCGGTGCGTTAACTTAGCCGGAAATATTAAAATTTTTGTTTTAAGACCATGACTTCCAGTTCTGCTTTTCCTTCAACAGCTTTTACAAATTCCTGGAAATGGGCACTATTGTTATGTGTATTAATGGCATCCTGAGATTTCCATTTTTCCACAAATGTGAATTTCAGAGGATCCTGTGTGTTTTCATATAAGCCGTATGATATATTGCCGGGTTCTTTACGTGTCGCATTTACAATCACTTGGAACGTCTTCATCAATTCGTCTTTGAATTCAGGATTTATAGTAACATTGGCAACAATAGTTAACTCATTGCCTGTACTAACGTTATCTTCCACATTTTTTACCGGAGTATCCGAAGATCCACAACTCATTAAAATATATACAGACAGAAATAAGAGAATGAAATTTTTTAATTTATTTTTCATGGTATTTATTAGTTTGAGTATCTATTTTGTAAAAAAAATAATAATTATATGCAAATGTACTTATTGTTTAGGAAAATCACAAATATGTTTTTTCCTTTAATGAACTAAAGCTTATCTACAGGCACAATCTCTTTGAATCCAGATAAAGACTTTTCCTCTTTCCCGATTAACTAATGGTCCAACAACCTTCTGATATTAATTTGATCTTTGATTTAAGGATAATAAATAATTATCAATTAAACCATTTCCAGCAATAACTTTACCAGTTCTTCATTTTCTTTTTCCGTCGCTATGTCCAGTGCTGTTTTGCCATCGTTGTTGACAGCGTCGGCTTTTACATCACCAAAATCTATCATTAACTGCGCAAATGTCCGGGCTGCATTTTTATCACTGTTTTCCGCTGCATACATCAACGGCGTTTTTCCGTATTTATCACACACATCGGTTTTGGCTTCATTTTCGAGTAGGGAAATAGCTATATTTTCCATTTCTTTAAGGTCCCTGCTGTTTACAACCATCATCAGCGCTGTTTGTCCGTCAAGATTAGCCATATTTACGTCACAAGGAGTATTGATCAGTTCTTCCACCAGTTCCGTTTTCCTGTAATTTTTACATGCCAGGATCAATGCGGTATTTGACTGGTCGTCAACAGAAGCGTTGACATCCATTCCTGCCTTCAATAGCATATTGAATATATCCAGTTCGTCTTTATAGGTGTAGCTGTGGTTTATTGCTGAACCGGCACCGTTGATCAGCGACCACATAGCAGTATGGCCATGTTCACCTGCCTTGAAATTAGGATCGGCACCTCCTTCCAGCAATACTTTTACGCATTCGTTGTTTACCAGTCCACAAGCCATTGCCAGCGGAGTTTTCCCTTCGAACCGGTATTCGGTATTCACCTCATTAATATCAACTCCTCCCATATCGATCAATGCTTTCACTGCCGTCGGATCATTCTTTTTCACAGCCTGGAACAAGGTCATACCACCGGCAGCCAGGACTTGTTCATTATCTACATCTTCACCTTTGAGGAATGCAGCTATCTTCTTGGCATCGGATTCTACAGCATAATACAGCGGATCGTTTCCGTATTTGTCTTTTGCATCAACGTCAAGACCCACTTCAACCAAAGATTTTACAACTTTGAAATAATCTTCGACATGCTTTACGTTTCTATTGTAATCTTTGATGGTACTTTCGGTTCTTTCTTCTTCCACCCTTCTCCAACTGTCGCTTAAATTGTCTGGAATGGGCTTCAGGTTGTCAAATCTTTCCTTTGCATATTTCAGGGAGGAAAATGCATGGCGTATTTCCTTGGCAGCTATGTGTAATGCAGTATAACCTTCATTGGTGGTTCCGGTAAGTTTTGCCCCGGAATCGATCAACGCCTGTATCATTGGATAATTACCATTTTTAGCTGCTACATGATAACGGTCTGTCCGCTGTCATCCTTGCGTAATACGCTCACTTTGGCTTCATAGAGACTTTTGGCTGCGTGGTATAACTGTTCGTCCGGCGCTTTATTATACCGGCACTCACTCAATTCAGCCAGAGCATGTAACGGATTATCACCGTAATCATTGGTTACTGCCGATTTTGCCCCACCTTCCAGTAAAATATCGATGGCCCCGGCATCGCCGAAGCTTGCTGCCAGATGGAGCAATGAACGCTTACCGTTGTTCTCATCCCGGATATCTTTATCTTCAACCTGACGGTATAATTCATGTATTTCTTCAACTGATTTATGCGAACTGTAAGCCGATTTGATGTCATAGAATACTTTACTCATATTTTTATGCTATTGGTAATTATTTATTTGATTCTCATATTTTCCCACTCTTGGCGACTCTTATCGAATCTGTGGAATACCTGATATAATTACGTAATCTGTTTTAAAATGTTACTAAAACATATCTTAGAACGACCCATTTTGAAAATGTGAATTACTTACTATTAAAATTATGAGGAAGATACCGGGTATCATTGTAAAAAAATACGGAACACCCGAACAATAACCCAATAATCACGTAAAAGAAAATATGATTATTAAATTCGCTCAAACAAGATCAACAAAATAAGGATATGCTGATAGGAAAACCGAATACCTCTTTTGTGGGACATAAACCTGATGAAACTGCCATTAATGATATGGAATTTTGTGCTGTATTGTTAGATCGTGGACAATCTGTGGAAGCCTGGACTTTGTTACACCGGCAGGCAGAAAGTATACCATCACAGTTCAATAAAGCCATATGTCTTATCAGGGTAGAAGAATATGCATCTGCTTTACCACTTCTGGAACAGGTATTGGGAATACTGGCACAAACGCCACAGGGATTGAAAACCCCTGAATCTCCTTCTTTAAGGACAATACAGGATGTTCAGGCTACGACAAAGGCATATACGGAGGCCATTACTTTTAAGTATGCTGAACTTTTTCCTGAAACATTGAAAGATTCGGT
Coding sequences within:
- a CDS encoding OmpH family outer membrane protein; this translates as MKKVIFLFILAGFSAMPLMAQKFAFVDTEYILNNIPAYKSAQGQIEKLSSEWQKEIEEKYSEIEKIYKNYQAEKVMLSDDMRKKREDEIIQKEQVVKDLQKKYFGPEGELVKKQQELVKPIQDEVYKAVKEMAVEGGYAAIFDTSSDASVLYANPKQDRSDEVLEKLGYKN
- a CDS encoding alpha-L-fucosidase gives rise to the protein MKRRNFLRYTASGILATAFSPLAIHEFTSIPDRFIAGNDTIKRFGDGRDWFFEKRFGMFIHWGLYAIPAWHEQYQWRAKVERSQYMQLAGQWNPKKFNPEKWLDIMQEGGMKYICFTTKHHDGFCMWDTKYTSFNVMNTPYKRDILGMLADACHKRNIPLSLYYSIADWNHPKYPNEGRHHELPPQKGDNPNWLEYLEFLKAQVRELCTNYGKINGFWWDMNVPEHKDPAINDMIRKLQPDAVINNRGFDEGDFGTPERDFQKDDIIAFTRPTEACQSIGIESWGYRSDEDYYTDRHLLRSIDRYLCRDANYLLNIGPTAEGIISTENEAILKRIGKWYRSVKESLEDVQPASQYTANRNIMLTQRNNTVYVHLNKDQQGNSVKLPPLKKRPVKATLLNDGRRIETIVNLTPTDHVSQQPVLRLRDLPANEMANTVMVVKLDFDTLPWEK
- a CDS encoding OmpH family outer membrane protein; translated protein: MKTLIKLVFVLAIAAFCNNISAQSQKPVKLAHIDMAELIGSMPERDSAMANLQKLQKELETELESLHVERNRKYEEYTKNNATWTALVKQSREEEIRTIEQKISEFQQSAYETLQQEQEKLLQPVIEKANKAIDVVSRENNITYVFNSQALVFKAVDSQDILELVQKQLGVKK
- a CDS encoding DUF6044 family protein; protein product: MIAFKLRDIFMQKGKYIPIKSTYCILFIITIIGLPFFLLGTNAYLIIHDNLDSEFVYLHLLKITGSLSGFDGDQLIYNVMNGLPKKFFHSEFSFIRFLFYLFPSFWAYIINSILVRLIGFIGLYLFLKDYLMKQYNKNIVIILAVIFSMIPLYPLFGLTVTGQPILIWSFLNLANHRKYLISWMVIALFPFYSHFALIGPFILSILVVFGIYLLITKNRNTSVQYHIGIGLLTACFIIANFITIKGFLDPGEYVSFRTAWIFEPYSFENIARQFIITFFTGQYHASLFNTIPIFLYALLVLFFMKIKPGQKKVIISLILAIALITALKAVYPLICYILQNTFNITLSFQIGRFFFFNPFLWFILLAVTIIYTYNRIPKYVLYSLITIQFVVIIYSNKELTINYEKLFAKEQVKYNYPSFCDFYASDLFSEISRHIGLQKKEYRIVSLGIHPAIAQYNGFFTLDSYQNNYLLRYKQEFREIIETELLKNNELKKYFDNWGGRCYLFSDELERSCKQMCLKECGLSIKQLDINIMKIKAMGGKYIFSALPIENSDELQIKLCKKFEDDHSLWDIYLYKLNNIE
- a CDS encoding glycosyltransferase family 2 protein, translating into MKLVREMGEYEQDRGVGITGICIIPCYNESKRLSPVSFIEFIKTNPHIRFLFVNDGSSDDTLTILTKITAECSRFHLLNLGKNYGKAEAVRLGMIHAYENFESDFIGFWDADLATPLYEIPSFIDQAVENNFDIVTGLRLMRLGAEVKRNRKRHYLGRIFATVVSTMIDLPVYDTQCGAKLFKRSVIPVLFNDVFITKWFFDVEILARYIQYLGKDNAINKIYEYPLFKWVDIGGSKLKIKDFITAPFELRKIKRKYLT
- a CDS encoding class I SAM-dependent methyltransferase, with protein sequence MDIKELNVPGHSNNKQNHPWEYARSKVVNNIIKKYIRNIDNGVALDIGSGDVFFLTQFSNSYPGFKLIAVDTAYDDKLISSLTEKYKSYNITFYKDLKEIHIPHSKPASVVFLLDVIEHIENDVGFLKSLSTNDYINQDTVFMITVPAYQSLYCEHDKWLGHYRRYSQHSLERCIKNAGLTYIAGGYFFSSLLFPRLIQKVHQNFTSENKNVKGVGDWNGKKALSYIFEKILLLDYFFSRILKSLRINIPGLSTYILCRKIS